From the genome of Anopheles funestus chromosome 2RL, idAnoFuneDA-416_04, whole genome shotgun sequence:
ACCGCCCTAAATCAACAAAAATGTAGCTGTctgcaaagaaaaactttcccattAAAAGTGCCCCCGTACCCACCCACCCAAGGTGTCCGGGGGTGGAACTGTTATCATTTAGGAAGGTTGCTGTCTTCGTTAAATGATTACGTGAGCGTAAAAAGGGAAAGTTGCTAAAAATTGCTCAGGATTtgtatatttaatcaaaatttggctaaagtctgaaacacgaccccccccactcacggtcactcatctgcgtgtcaatttttcgtacagggtgattcggagactatgcaatgtggcctgaatttgatttttttttacaattactattaaattgtaaggaggttttcgcatagtgaaaagtgatttattcatcgaggaaccaagttccatacgctgtttgtgaaaccgtaaaattttcctcatttttgacccaactttgccccatagctccgccggtatccaagatatcgccacactttcttctggccatggctagatggcacttgtggctacatttcgtccatgcaccactaatcgctaccatgtctgtggccggagctattcgcgaaagctccaacggatcgccaatctttgacctgtggtcgatagatgacaccaattgctacatttttttcttctacggccatgctctcaggtgtctgtgtctcgaaacataattaaaaaacacgcaaccgatttcgaaccaccctgcacgaaaaaaagtcactcaaatgagtgcccgtgagtggggggggtcgtgtttcagactttagcccaaaatttatgttttttgttttgtttgtaagttaagattttttttttagcctGGTAGGACCTTTGTCCAGAAATTCTAATTCTTTCCTGAAGGTTTTAAAGCACATTTGATAGGCAGAATGAATGTGCAAATTACTCCTATTCTAATCATTCTAATGTTACGTCTAACCGTAGAATCTTCATAAAACTTCATGAGTCAAGGTCTTCTGTTTTACATTATATTAGACAGCATTTGGAGCGCCCAATCAATGAGGCATCTTAAGGCAAAGTTTATACTCATTTATGTCACTCATTCACTAAACTGAAGTCCGTTAAAGTatagacaaaaaaacccacgcaCAGAGCTCTGTAGTAAATTCGATTTTTCACAACTTGAGATAAGGCCCAACTTTCTGCACaactttcctttttgtttcgccAACAGCCTAGCTGCTTTGCCACATCGCACCATAGGATAAAGACACCAATGCGGTAACTTTACAAGACATGGCACGAGCAGTGTAATTTCACTTCTTTTCAACCACCTTTACACCTATCCACATTTCAGTAGGAACATTTCCATCCATTGAATGAATCCCAACAATAGCACCAGACAGAAAACGGCAGCGAAGGTGAAAAAATAGAATCACTTTAAGTACGGTACGATTCCATTCCCCAAAGTGGCTGTGGTCGTCGTCGTTCCTGTTTCAGGCACGGGTATGCCATACAGCAGGAAATTAGATTTTACggttaccattttgttttgcatcttcCAAACGTCCCCcacttcccccccccccatcccaGAAAAGGGATGACAGCTTCCCGTCCGGTTACGTTCTTACCAGCGCCATTCCTGGTTCTTTTTGATCGCCAGCGTAAAGATGCCTTCGATAAAAAGCACTCCGATCGGAGCGCATAGACACCAGTAGATGGGTTCCTTCTTGTTTTGGGTCACCTGCCAGATCGCAATGAACCCGTGGGCTGCGAACAGTATTCTCGTCAGCGTAGCTTTGAACGTTGCGAGcagttttgccattttgccgTTTTGCCGTTATCACTATTATCGCTGTACGTTGATCGGTTTTTAGATGGTTTGCGACTGACTGCGCTTTAAACTGGTTTTGCTCACCCGTTCCCGGGTTGTTTGTCAACAAATATTGACCAATTTCAACAAACGATCGCACTAAACTAACTGCCGAGGTAGCAGCATGGTCATGGCAATTGCTTCGTCCTTCTGAATCTGGGTGGGAAAGGAAGCATGACCAATCGAATCAATAGTGAAGGTATTCGAAATGTAATCGACACCACAATGACTGGGACAAAAGTGCGATGAgttgcaaaaatgttgcaTGCGTCGGGAGTAGGCATTTGAAATTCTGCTGTAATATTTTtaccattccattccattccagaCTGAATTGTATCCTCATGTTAATAGTTCAATCGTGTCCCAAATCAGTTTGCTAGAATGATAGCACTTTCAAGAGCTGCTCTTTCTATGAATCATTTTATTCCATCATCAATGTATAAAATTATTCACAAAACACTGTATAAAGCTCCTTTTTTATCTTCTACTCGCCAATAAAAAGCCGTTCTCTTCCAAGATTGTGTCCCAAAACCGTTATTAGCTTCACTTTTTCGAATCTTGCTACCCAAAGCACATCTGTCAACTGTCAACGGGCATCTGACAGCTGCACAGTGCATGACCTCCCGTTCTAACAAATTCGATCAAAACATCGCAACaaatgtaagcaaaacaaaattcgccttcgtgttgtttttgtgaaaaagtttttccctgTCCATGTTCAGCCTACGCCAATAATCATGCTTGGCATGTATCGTTATACCATCTTTAATACTAGCAGCTCAGAATTGTGTACCATCTAGAAACATTAGGGGTGTTAGAATGTTGTGTGTCGCGCCGTAGTGCAATTAACCCAGGCATCAAGGATGGAGTTTAAGTACGCCAGCTGGATAGCGCTCAGCGTCGCTGTGTCGATCAATCTGTTTGGAGTGTTCTGGGTCACGACGATGGTTATCGGTTTGGTGCTTTTCTTGTTCGGGTATGACCCGTCTTTTCATGCCGAACGCTTATCAGGCGTCGTTCGAATTGGTGTCACATCCTCAATCCATTCTGTTCTTTTCACCGTAGGTTTCTAACCATACTGTACTTACAACATAGCGATCTGGACAAATTTCTCGACAGTGGACTGCTGGAGAATCCGCTAGATGAACCGAAATCGTTGGGACTCAGCATCGGTATGTAATGTAGCTGATGCGAAAAAGCATGAAATTCGGTGCCGTTGTATGCCCTTAGTTTGTTagtcctttctttttgtttgtaccGTGCCTACGATTGCGAATtggctgtttgtgttttttcttttagtttcgGTTTGCTTTACCtattcggtttgtttttttatatgttgctTAATATCGCACATTTGAATTGCACACAATCTCATCTCGATTGGATAAGCGTGTTggaattatgtttttattccCTTTCATTTATACTTAAGACTTCATCTTCATTTGCTCATGTACCGCTCatggatgttttgttttgctatctcGCTAGCAATATTCTATCGCCTCATCCGGAAACAAAATCCCCatttctcttctctctttctctctttcccatGTAAACACATTTTACACCCTTGTACACGCATATGCTCTCTATCGCCACCACATGTACCGATTGCTatgaaccaaaaacaaacgaaacaaaaaaaaactccccaacGAAATGTTACCATGACATGCACCCGTGCACATGAAattgccacaaaaaaaacatccaaatcAATCCCATCATGTCTACCGTATCTGGCCGGATCCGGTATCCGACACACGCACGGCACGCTAACCCCGGCAACTGTAACCGGTGTGTCcgcccaaaaacaaaaatcaatgcCACGCCTTTTCCGAATTGCCACCAAAAACTGCTCGAATAGTTTGTGACCCTAAGCCCGGTAATTTGCTGCTCATTTCGCCCAACATCAAAGTGCAAACCGAATCGAACCGAAACGCGAAAGCGCACCACTCGGCCGGTACGGGCGACTCGGGTACGACCGGTGGCCACGGTACCCGTCGGCGCAACTTTCTCGATGCCGGTATCGAGCTGCTGTTCAAGAAGCGCGAACCCCGGACCAGCACCGCTGGTGGTGAGCCGCCGGCGAAGCCAAACGCAATCACGGATCACCTTATGCACCGTGGCCATTTGCACTTCCACCAACGGGACCATCATACCATTCTAGATAACAGTCCGGAGAGTGGACCGCTTCACCCGCCGGTACCGACCACCCATCGGCAGCCATCGCCCGGAGAGGAACGTAGCCGTTGGAGACCGTTCGAGAGCATTAAAATACACACGGACAAGCGGGCGACCGGAACGGATCACGAGCCGGACAAGCATCGGAGAAAAGATGGTAAATCTTTGTgtcaaaaatgctttaaaccgAGACAGTCCGTCATGCTTTATTCATTGTTTGTTAGTGTAAGAAGGtgtaggttttgttttgtaaagttCGCTTGAATGGGACACTTAAGTGTTTCGGGGGAAGGGTAGAGGATGCCTAGAAGGATGCTAGAAGGTTTAGTGTGTTAGATTAGAGAACCTGTctagaaaacaattttctttcatttggcAGAACAATCTCGTTCGATCGATTCATTTTCCCATATTCGCTCCTTCCTAGTAGGTAATGTTTCCATCGGAGAAGAAGTGTCGGTCGCATCGACTCCACTGGCCTCGTTTAAATCTTATCTCACACACCCGGAGATACTGCTGCACCACCGTCACGACACTCCACCTGGCTcgccgaagaagaaaaagatccTGAGCGGTAACAAACCGGTCGACAAGCTGATACACACGATCCTCGATTATGTGGTGCGTGATTTCATCGATTCCTGGTACACGATCGTGTCGGATAATCGAGAATTTTCGGAGTGCAACATACGCACCAGCATCGAATCGCTCATCCTGCAAATCTGTCAACGCGTCCGCTCGGTCGATCTGCTTCCACTGATGACGACCCGTCTGATCGACGATCTAGCGAAGCATACGCGCTTCTATCGGCTTGCCACGCAGGAGGTAGCGAACAGTGCCAACAGCAAGAAAGCGTCCGGTACGGATCCGAAGCGCATGAAGATTCACGAGAAATTATCGCCACAGCGACGTAACCTTAAGGTGGAGGGCCATCGGCGAAACAAGAGCGAGACGGATCTTACCTGGCAGCTGGGCAATGCGGCACTGCAGAAGAATGTGGCCAACTCACGGTTCTACAATCTGCCCGCCGATGAACAATCGCTGATCGATCCGGAAACGATGTTGCTGAATGCGTTCTTTGGCTTCTGCGAGGAATATCGCAGCGAGTGTATGGATGCGGAAGCGCTGGACGATTACTTCAAGCACGTGTCCGAAACGGTGCTTTACTTCGTGCTGCCGGAGGAAGATTTTAACTGCCTAACGTTGCGTACGTTGCTGTGCAATCTGCTCGCCAACAGTTTGCTAAAGCCGATGTTTACCACGCTGGCCGATCCGGACTTTATTAACCTGCAGATTGCGAAACAGTTCACCAAGGATCCGCCGGCGGGCGAGTTTCTGCTGAAGATGATCCGCCAGTCGACCGATCTGTCGGAGTTGCGCGCGTGCCGGCAGCTTATTACCAAAGAGATGGACGCAAAGTACAAGGACAGTAACTGTAGTGCCGAGCTGGCTAGTCTCAAGTACACGCAGAAGCTGATCGATCTGAGAATTAGCCATTTGCAGAACAACAAGAACGGTAAGGGGGAACATTTTGTGTTGTGCGATAGTCGTACTTATTTTCTCCTCCATTGGCTAGACTTTGGCAAGACGGAAAGGGACAAAGCTTCAACGAATTTACCACAGCTCAGCCTGGATGATATACTGCGGAAGGAGCTAGCCGTATTCTACTATCTGGACTATCTTAGTGTATTAAATCTGCAAAAGTATGTGATATTTTATCTCACCGCTCAAGGTAAGGGACAAGTTTTATTGTGTGCTTCATCTTGAAGCTTGATGggattcaattttattttttcgtttgtagAATGGAAAATTAGTACCAGCCAATGTTACTCCGAGATGCAGGTGAACAAGTCAAAGCTAAGCCGAGAGGAGCTGCTGCGAAGTATCCGCGAAAAGGCGAGCAGTCTCTACCAAGAGGTAATAAGTCTTTCGAATTGACGAGCCTTCCAATTAATCCACGAATATCGTTCTCTGACGTTTCAGTATCTGCAATCCTCCTCACCGAACTATCTAAACATTGACCCGGGACTGATAGAGGCTCTCAATTTCCGACTGAACGATCCGTCCATCCAGCCGGAAAATACGTGGTTCGATTCGATCTGCAAATACATCTACgagaagcagaaaaatgaagaagtgTTCCTTAACAACTTCTACCAAAGTGTGGCCTACAAGCAGCTGCTGCGTGAGTTAGACTTTCACAATGCGCACGATCAGGATATGCCTTCGCTCGATCATTTGACCGTTTTTGGTGGGTTGATGCACAGTGATAGTGCCAGCGATACGAACAGCGGTGACATTCGTTTCGACGAAACGGACGACGATGAGGAGGGAACGATTGCCACAAcaacagctgctgctgctgcaacaaCGTCCACCGCAGCACCACCTATTACGGTGGACATAAAGGAGGAGCACGATGTGCGGGCCAGCAGTGTGATGAAGAAACCGTCCCCGTCGAGCCTTTTCCCCACGACCGTGAACACGATCAAGCATGCCCGATCGCACAGTGACTGTACCGGGATGTTTGCAGCCATTAACGATCTCAACATCGAGCAGCTACGCCAATCGTCCGACTGTTCTAGTAACGATTCGGGCAATGAGGCGCCGAACGCGGTGCCGACGAGTCGTCGAATTCCGGCACCACAGCTGTCGGATGTTGTGCATCGTTATGCGGATGAATCGAGTCATCAGGGacagcagcaccatcatcattatcagcaccaccaccaccatcatcatcatcagtataAACATAAACTGTCCGCACGGATTATTAACACGGCTATTCACTGTGAGGGTCATTATGCGGTGTACGCCATACAGGTGCACGTGATCGAGGATAATCATCACAAGAGTTGGCACATCTATCGACGTTATTCGAAGTTTCTCGAGCTGAAGAAGCTACTGGTGAAACGTTTTCCCGCCCTCGATCGTGTACCGTTTCCAGCGAAGAAAACGTTCCAAAACACACAGCGAGCCGTTTTGGAACATCGGATGGAAATATTGAACCGTTTCCTGGCGGAGATCTGTGCGAAGGCGGAACTGTCCGAGGAGATGATGGCGATCATACGCAACTTTCTCGAACCGGACACGGACGATCGGAAGATGCACGGTGGACCGGTAGTAAAAACGGTAAGGAGTACGAGAATTACCGATTTTCGCTGTTAA
Proteins encoded in this window:
- the LOC125764917 gene encoding sorting nexin-13-like isoform X6, translating into MEFKYASWIALSVAVSINLFGVFWVTTMVIGLVLFLFGFLTILYLQHSDLDKFLDSGLLENPLDEPKSLGLSIGNVSIGEEVSVASTPLASFKSYLTHPEILLHHRHDTPPGSPKKKKILSGNKPVDKLIHTILDYVVRDFIDSWYTIVSDNREFSECNIRTSIESLILQICQRVRSVDLLPLMTTRLIDDLAKHTRFYRLATQEVANSANSKKASGTDPKRMKIHEKLSPQRRNLKVEGHRRNKSETDLTWQLGNAALQKNVANSRFYNLPADEQSLIDPETMLLNAFFGFCEEYRSECMDAEALDDYFKHVSETVLYFVLPEEDFNCLTLRTLLCNLLANSLLKPMFTTLADPDFINLQIAKQFTKDPPAGEFLLKMIRQSTDLSELRACRQLITKEMDAKYKDSNCSAELASLKYTQKLIDLRISHLQNNKNDFGKTERDKASTNLPQLSLDDILRKELAVFYYLDYLSVLNLQKYVIFYLTAQEWKISTSQCYSEMQVNKSKLSREELLRSIREKASSLYQEYLQSSSPNYLNIDPGLIEALNFRLNDPSIQPENTWFDSICKYIYEKQKNEEVFLNNFYQSVAYKQLLRELDFHNAHDQDMPSLDHLTVFGGLMHSDSASDTNSGDIRFDETDDDEEGTIATTTAAAAATTSTAAPPITVDIKEEHDVRASSVMKKPSPSSLFPTTVNTIKHARSHSDCTGMFAAINDLNIEQLRQSSDCSSNDSGNEAPNAVPTSRRIPAPQLSDVVHRYADESSHQGQQHHHHYQHHHHHHHHQYKHKLSARIINTAIHCEGHYAVYAIQVHVIEDNHHKSWHIYRRYSKFLELKKLLVKRFPALDRVPFPAKKTFQNTQRAVLEHRMEILNRFLAEICAKAELSEEMMAIIRNFLEPDTDDRKMHGGPVVKTIESLKSGMSKIRNMPDTLVGGISRMFVSKSSLKERSFYDIQDIPTLELKQSEYPALASALNLLDEVFDLQNKSQWLRRGLINRLLGAPWVSHATNKRIIQTASSLLAADKLEAILSSILNNVWPEGDRFNPTTPLREDSTRLRTKLAAKISLFALLSDDLKHVVGSVTCNSGLLNFFQMLQNKKLNTRLLLILFNRLLVVILQTENVTKHQALLSSGDASGTSNGTGTNGTDDTGTIRIGTPGMVSGSRKASRFS
- the LOC125764917 gene encoding sorting nexin-13-like isoform X1 yields the protein MEFKYASWIALSVAVSINLFGVFWVTTMVIGLVLFLFGFLTILYLQHSDLDKFLDSGLLENPLDEPKSLGLSIVCDPKPGNLLLISPNIKVQTESNRNAKAHHSAGTGDSGTTGGHGTRRRNFLDAGIELLFKKREPRTSTAGGEPPAKPNAITDHLMHRGHLHFHQRDHHTILDNSPESGPLHPPVPTTHRQPSPGEERSRWRPFESIKIHTDKRATGTDHEPDKHRRKDVGNVSIGEEVSVASTPLASFKSYLTHPEILLHHRHDTPPGSPKKKKILSGNKPVDKLIHTILDYVVRDFIDSWYTIVSDNREFSECNIRTSIESLILQICQRVRSVDLLPLMTTRLIDDLAKHTRFYRLATQEVANSANSKKASGTDPKRMKIHEKLSPQRRNLKVEGHRRNKSETDLTWQLGNAALQKNVANSRFYNLPADEQSLIDPETMLLNAFFGFCEEYRSECMDAEALDDYFKHVSETVLYFVLPEEDFNCLTLRTLLCNLLANSLLKPMFTTLADPDFINLQIAKQFTKDPPAGEFLLKMIRQSTDLSELRACRQLITKEMDAKYKDSNCSAELASLKYTQKLIDLRISHLQNNKNDFGKTERDKASTNLPQLSLDDILRKELAVFYYLDYLSVLNLQKYVIFYLTAQEWKISTSQCYSEMQVNKSKLSREELLRSIREKASSLYQEYLQSSSPNYLNIDPGLIEALNFRLNDPSIQPENTWFDSICKYIYEKQKNEEVFLNNFYQSVAYKQLLRELDFHNAHDQDMPSLDHLTVFGGLMHSDSASDTNSGDIRFDETDDDEEGTIATTTAAAAATTSTAAPPITVDIKEEHDVRASSVMKKPSPSSLFPTTVNTIKHARSHSDCTGMFAAINDLNIEQLRQSSDCSSNDSGNEAPNAVPTSRRIPAPQLSDVVHRYADESSHQGQQHHHHYQHHHHHHHHQYKHKLSARIINTAIHCEGHYAVYAIQVHVIEDNHHKSWHIYRRYSKFLELKKLLVKRFPALDRVPFPAKKTFQNTQRAVLEHRMEILNRFLAEICAKAELSEEMMAIIRNFLEPDTDDRKMHGGPVVKTIESLKSGMSKIRNMPDTLVGGISRMFVSKSSLKERSFYDIQDIPTLELKQSEYPALASALNLLDEVFDLQNKSQWLRRGLINRLLGAPWVSHATNKRIIQTASSLLAADKLEAILSSILNNVWPEGDRFNPTTPLREDSTRLRTKLAAKISLFALLSDDLKHVVGSVTCNSGLLNFFQMLQNKKLNTRLLLILFNRLLVVILQTENVTKHQALLSSGDASGTSNGTGTNGTDDTGTIRIGTPGMVSGSRKASRFS
- the LOC125764917 gene encoding sorting nexin-13-like isoform X2, which translates into the protein MEFKYASWIALSVAVSINLFGVFWVTTMVIGLVLFLFGFLTILYLQHSDLDKFLDSGLLENPLDEPKSLGLSIVCDPKPGNLLLISPNIKVQTESNRNAKAHHSAGTGDSGTTGGHGTRRRNFLDAGIELLFKKREPRTSTAGGEPPAKPNAITDHLMHRGHLHFHQRDHHTILDNSPESGPLHPPVPTTHRQPSPGEERSRWRPFESIKIHTDKRATGTDHEPDKHRRKDGNVSIGEEVSVASTPLASFKSYLTHPEILLHHRHDTPPGSPKKKKILSGNKPVDKLIHTILDYVVRDFIDSWYTIVSDNREFSECNIRTSIESLILQICQRVRSVDLLPLMTTRLIDDLAKHTRFYRLATQEVANSANSKKASGTDPKRMKIHEKLSPQRRNLKVEGHRRNKSETDLTWQLGNAALQKNVANSRFYNLPADEQSLIDPETMLLNAFFGFCEEYRSECMDAEALDDYFKHVSETVLYFVLPEEDFNCLTLRTLLCNLLANSLLKPMFTTLADPDFINLQIAKQFTKDPPAGEFLLKMIRQSTDLSELRACRQLITKEMDAKYKDSNCSAELASLKYTQKLIDLRISHLQNNKNDFGKTERDKASTNLPQLSLDDILRKELAVFYYLDYLSVLNLQKYVIFYLTAQEWKISTSQCYSEMQVNKSKLSREELLRSIREKASSLYQEYLQSSSPNYLNIDPGLIEALNFRLNDPSIQPENTWFDSICKYIYEKQKNEEVFLNNFYQSVAYKQLLRELDFHNAHDQDMPSLDHLTVFGGLMHSDSASDTNSGDIRFDETDDDEEGTIATTTAAAAATTSTAAPPITVDIKEEHDVRASSVMKKPSPSSLFPTTVNTIKHARSHSDCTGMFAAINDLNIEQLRQSSDCSSNDSGNEAPNAVPTSRRIPAPQLSDVVHRYADESSHQGQQHHHHYQHHHHHHHHQYKHKLSARIINTAIHCEGHYAVYAIQVHVIEDNHHKSWHIYRRYSKFLELKKLLVKRFPALDRVPFPAKKTFQNTQRAVLEHRMEILNRFLAEICAKAELSEEMMAIIRNFLEPDTDDRKMHGGPVVKTIESLKSGMSKIRNMPDTLVGGISRMFVSKSSLKERSFYDIQDIPTLELKQSEYPALASALNLLDEVFDLQNKSQWLRRGLINRLLGAPWVSHATNKRIIQTASSLLAADKLEAILSSILNNVWPEGDRFNPTTPLREDSTRLRTKLAAKISLFALLSDDLKHVVGSVTCNSGLLNFFQMLQNKKLNTRLLLILFNRLLVVILQTENVTKHQALLSSGDASGTSNGTGTNGTDDTGTIRIGTPGMVSGSRKASRFS
- the LOC125764917 gene encoding sorting nexin-13-like isoform X3; amino-acid sequence: MEFKYASWIALSVAVSINLFGVFWVTTMVIGLVLFLFGFLTILYLQHSDLDKFLDSGLLENPLDEPKSLGLSIVQTESNRNAKAHHSAGTGDSGTTGGHGTRRRNFLDAGIELLFKKREPRTSTAGGEPPAKPNAITDHLMHRGHLHFHQRDHHTILDNSPESGPLHPPVPTTHRQPSPGEERSRWRPFESIKIHTDKRATGTDHEPDKHRRKDVGNVSIGEEVSVASTPLASFKSYLTHPEILLHHRHDTPPGSPKKKKILSGNKPVDKLIHTILDYVVRDFIDSWYTIVSDNREFSECNIRTSIESLILQICQRVRSVDLLPLMTTRLIDDLAKHTRFYRLATQEVANSANSKKASGTDPKRMKIHEKLSPQRRNLKVEGHRRNKSETDLTWQLGNAALQKNVANSRFYNLPADEQSLIDPETMLLNAFFGFCEEYRSECMDAEALDDYFKHVSETVLYFVLPEEDFNCLTLRTLLCNLLANSLLKPMFTTLADPDFINLQIAKQFTKDPPAGEFLLKMIRQSTDLSELRACRQLITKEMDAKYKDSNCSAELASLKYTQKLIDLRISHLQNNKNDFGKTERDKASTNLPQLSLDDILRKELAVFYYLDYLSVLNLQKYVIFYLTAQEWKISTSQCYSEMQVNKSKLSREELLRSIREKASSLYQEYLQSSSPNYLNIDPGLIEALNFRLNDPSIQPENTWFDSICKYIYEKQKNEEVFLNNFYQSVAYKQLLRELDFHNAHDQDMPSLDHLTVFGGLMHSDSASDTNSGDIRFDETDDDEEGTIATTTAAAAATTSTAAPPITVDIKEEHDVRASSVMKKPSPSSLFPTTVNTIKHARSHSDCTGMFAAINDLNIEQLRQSSDCSSNDSGNEAPNAVPTSRRIPAPQLSDVVHRYADESSHQGQQHHHHYQHHHHHHHHQYKHKLSARIINTAIHCEGHYAVYAIQVHVIEDNHHKSWHIYRRYSKFLELKKLLVKRFPALDRVPFPAKKTFQNTQRAVLEHRMEILNRFLAEICAKAELSEEMMAIIRNFLEPDTDDRKMHGGPVVKTIESLKSGMSKIRNMPDTLVGGISRMFVSKSSLKERSFYDIQDIPTLELKQSEYPALASALNLLDEVFDLQNKSQWLRRGLINRLLGAPWVSHATNKRIIQTASSLLAADKLEAILSSILNNVWPEGDRFNPTTPLREDSTRLRTKLAAKISLFALLSDDLKHVVGSVTCNSGLLNFFQMLQNKKLNTRLLLILFNRLLVVILQTENVTKHQALLSSGDASGTSNGTGTNGTDDTGTIRIGTPGMVSGSRKASRFS
- the LOC125764917 gene encoding sorting nexin-13-like isoform X4 — its product is MEFKYASWIALSVAVSINLFGVFWVTTMVIGLVLFLFGFLTILYLQHSDLDKFLDSGLLENPLDEPKSLGLSIDNSPESGPLHPPVPTTHRQPSPGEERSRWRPFESIKIHTDKRATGTDHEPDKHRRKDVGNVSIGEEVSVASTPLASFKSYLTHPEILLHHRHDTPPGSPKKKKILSGNKPVDKLIHTILDYVVRDFIDSWYTIVSDNREFSECNIRTSIESLILQICQRVRSVDLLPLMTTRLIDDLAKHTRFYRLATQEVANSANSKKASGTDPKRMKIHEKLSPQRRNLKVEGHRRNKSETDLTWQLGNAALQKNVANSRFYNLPADEQSLIDPETMLLNAFFGFCEEYRSECMDAEALDDYFKHVSETVLYFVLPEEDFNCLTLRTLLCNLLANSLLKPMFTTLADPDFINLQIAKQFTKDPPAGEFLLKMIRQSTDLSELRACRQLITKEMDAKYKDSNCSAELASLKYTQKLIDLRISHLQNNKNDFGKTERDKASTNLPQLSLDDILRKELAVFYYLDYLSVLNLQKYVIFYLTAQEWKISTSQCYSEMQVNKSKLSREELLRSIREKASSLYQEYLQSSSPNYLNIDPGLIEALNFRLNDPSIQPENTWFDSICKYIYEKQKNEEVFLNNFYQSVAYKQLLRELDFHNAHDQDMPSLDHLTVFGGLMHSDSASDTNSGDIRFDETDDDEEGTIATTTAAAAATTSTAAPPITVDIKEEHDVRASSVMKKPSPSSLFPTTVNTIKHARSHSDCTGMFAAINDLNIEQLRQSSDCSSNDSGNEAPNAVPTSRRIPAPQLSDVVHRYADESSHQGQQHHHHYQHHHHHHHHQYKHKLSARIINTAIHCEGHYAVYAIQVHVIEDNHHKSWHIYRRYSKFLELKKLLVKRFPALDRVPFPAKKTFQNTQRAVLEHRMEILNRFLAEICAKAELSEEMMAIIRNFLEPDTDDRKMHGGPVVKTIESLKSGMSKIRNMPDTLVGGISRMFVSKSSLKERSFYDIQDIPTLELKQSEYPALASALNLLDEVFDLQNKSQWLRRGLINRLLGAPWVSHATNKRIIQTASSLLAADKLEAILSSILNNVWPEGDRFNPTTPLREDSTRLRTKLAAKISLFALLSDDLKHVVGSVTCNSGLLNFFQMLQNKKLNTRLLLILFNRLLVVILQTENVTKHQALLSSGDASGTSNGTGTNGTDDTGTIRIGTPGMVSGSRKASRFS
- the LOC125764917 gene encoding sorting nexin-13-like isoform X5, encoding MEFKYASWIALSVAVSINLFGVFWVTTMVIGLVLFLFGFLTILYLQHSDLDKFLDSGLLENPLDEPKSLGLSIVGNVSIGEEVSVASTPLASFKSYLTHPEILLHHRHDTPPGSPKKKKILSGNKPVDKLIHTILDYVVRDFIDSWYTIVSDNREFSECNIRTSIESLILQICQRVRSVDLLPLMTTRLIDDLAKHTRFYRLATQEVANSANSKKASGTDPKRMKIHEKLSPQRRNLKVEGHRRNKSETDLTWQLGNAALQKNVANSRFYNLPADEQSLIDPETMLLNAFFGFCEEYRSECMDAEALDDYFKHVSETVLYFVLPEEDFNCLTLRTLLCNLLANSLLKPMFTTLADPDFINLQIAKQFTKDPPAGEFLLKMIRQSTDLSELRACRQLITKEMDAKYKDSNCSAELASLKYTQKLIDLRISHLQNNKNDFGKTERDKASTNLPQLSLDDILRKELAVFYYLDYLSVLNLQKYVIFYLTAQEWKISTSQCYSEMQVNKSKLSREELLRSIREKASSLYQEYLQSSSPNYLNIDPGLIEALNFRLNDPSIQPENTWFDSICKYIYEKQKNEEVFLNNFYQSVAYKQLLRELDFHNAHDQDMPSLDHLTVFGGLMHSDSASDTNSGDIRFDETDDDEEGTIATTTAAAAATTSTAAPPITVDIKEEHDVRASSVMKKPSPSSLFPTTVNTIKHARSHSDCTGMFAAINDLNIEQLRQSSDCSSNDSGNEAPNAVPTSRRIPAPQLSDVVHRYADESSHQGQQHHHHYQHHHHHHHHQYKHKLSARIINTAIHCEGHYAVYAIQVHVIEDNHHKSWHIYRRYSKFLELKKLLVKRFPALDRVPFPAKKTFQNTQRAVLEHRMEILNRFLAEICAKAELSEEMMAIIRNFLEPDTDDRKMHGGPVVKTIESLKSGMSKIRNMPDTLVGGISRMFVSKSSLKERSFYDIQDIPTLELKQSEYPALASALNLLDEVFDLQNKSQWLRRGLINRLLGAPWVSHATNKRIIQTASSLLAADKLEAILSSILNNVWPEGDRFNPTTPLREDSTRLRTKLAAKISLFALLSDDLKHVVGSVTCNSGLLNFFQMLQNKKLNTRLLLILFNRLLVVILQTENVTKHQALLSSGDASGTSNGTGTNGTDDTGTIRIGTPGMVSGSRKASRFS